A single window of Nyctibius grandis isolate bNycGra1 chromosome Z, bNycGra1.pri, whole genome shotgun sequence DNA harbors:
- the LYRM1 gene encoding LYR motif-containing protein 1 isoform X1 — MTPVTRQEVLGLYRKIFRIAKKWQSASGQIEETIKEKEYIKNEAKTLFRKNKNVTDSKLIKQCIEECEARIEIGLHYNIPYPRPGGYSCMTPTNSLMKHKDFVSHQRKSLSPIAPSACGVNDVDCAF; from the exons aTGACACCAGTTACTCGACAAGAAGTTCTTGGCCTTTACCGCAAGATATTCCGAATAGCCAAAAAATGGCAATCAGCATCGGGACAGATAGAAGAAACTATTAAAGAGAAAGAGTACATTAAAAATGAAGCCAAAACATTATTCCGAAAAAACAAAAAC GTAACAGATTCAAAGTTGATTAAGCAGTGTATAGAAGAATGTGAGGCAAGAATAGAAATTGGACTTCACTATAACATCCCCTACCCAAGACCT GGGGGATATAGCTGCATGACTCCCACTAACAGTCTTATGAAACATAAAGACTTTGTCAGTCATCAAAGGAAGAGCCTGTCACCTATTGCTCCTTCTGCTTGTGGAGTCAATGACGTTGATTGTGCATTTTAA
- the LYRM1 gene encoding LYR motif-containing protein 1 isoform X2, whose amino-acid sequence MTPVTRQEVLGLYRKIFRIAKKWQSASGQIEETIKEKEYIKNEAKTLFRKNKNVTDSKLIKQCIEECEARIEIGLHYNIPYPRPIHLPPMGLAHKQGRTLRHQEKLRKLSKPIYLKSHDEVS is encoded by the exons aTGACACCAGTTACTCGACAAGAAGTTCTTGGCCTTTACCGCAAGATATTCCGAATAGCCAAAAAATGGCAATCAGCATCGGGACAGATAGAAGAAACTATTAAAGAGAAAGAGTACATTAAAAATGAAGCCAAAACATTATTCCGAAAAAACAAAAAC GTAACAGATTCAAAGTTGATTAAGCAGTGTATAGAAGAATGTGAGGCAAGAATAGAAATTGGACTTCACTATAACATCCCCTACCCAAGACCT atccATCTGCCTCCTATGGGTCTTGCCCATAAGCAAGGCCGTACGTTGCGACACCAGGAAAAGTTAAGGAAGCTTTCTAAGCCAATATACCTGAAATCCCATGATGAAGTTTCATAA